From the Leucobacter denitrificans genome, one window contains:
- a CDS encoding ABC transporter ATP-binding protein, whose amino-acid sequence MGGGGGGRGTRVSGGDYKAQRKLNESAPKVENLGSRIAELFRPYRVPLAVIIVLVLISAALGIVPPLITQRVFDDGLFPVEGGGPNLPVLGWLVALMIAVFVVSSVLGVVQTYFTTRVGNRVMGDLRVRLFSHLQSMELGFFTRTKTGVIQSRLQNDVGGVANVLTNTVSNVIGNTVTVIAAAVAMILLSWKLTIIAVILMPVLVIAQRRVGQIRARIAGKTQESLSEMTAITQEALSVSGVLLAKTYSRQTAETERYATENQRQISLQVRQAMSGQVFFALVHVFLSAVPAIVYLVSGWLIVRATDQGLESAITAGTIVAFTTIQSRLLFPLMALMRVALDLQTSSALFARIFEYLDLKPSIVDRADALEPSDAPGDAGRIAFEDVVFWYPDSDKNDPPIIDHVSFEVQPGEFVAFVGASGSGKTTIGSLIPRLYDVGAGVVRYGGVDVRDLKQEALMERIGVVSQEPYLFHASIEDNLRYARPDATRGEIEAAARLANIHETIESFADGYDTIVGERGYRLSGGEKQRIAIARVLLKNPRVLVLDEATSALDTVNERIVQHALDDAREGRTTIAIAHRLSTIEQADRIYVVRAGRIVEQGSHAELLAAGGAYAELYAQQT is encoded by the coding sequence ATGGGCGGCGGTGGTGGCGGGCGCGGAACGCGGGTTTCCGGCGGAGACTACAAGGCGCAGCGCAAACTCAACGAGTCGGCACCCAAGGTTGAGAACCTCGGGTCGCGCATAGCCGAACTCTTCCGGCCATACCGTGTACCGCTCGCAGTCATCATCGTTTTGGTGCTCATCTCGGCGGCGCTCGGCATCGTTCCACCGCTCATCACTCAGCGAGTGTTTGATGACGGGTTGTTTCCCGTAGAGGGCGGTGGCCCGAACCTTCCGGTGCTCGGGTGGCTCGTCGCCCTCATGATTGCAGTCTTCGTTGTCTCCTCGGTGCTTGGGGTCGTGCAAACCTACTTCACCACGCGGGTGGGTAATCGGGTCATGGGTGACCTGCGAGTGCGCCTATTCTCACACCTGCAGTCAATGGAGCTCGGCTTCTTCACCCGCACAAAGACGGGCGTTATTCAGTCCAGGCTTCAGAATGACGTTGGCGGCGTAGCGAATGTGCTCACCAACACCGTCTCGAACGTGATCGGTAACACGGTCACGGTGATCGCTGCGGCAGTGGCCATGATTCTGCTGAGTTGGAAGCTCACGATCATCGCCGTGATCCTCATGCCGGTGCTCGTGATTGCGCAGCGCCGGGTGGGCCAGATCCGTGCCCGAATTGCCGGTAAGACGCAGGAGTCGCTCTCGGAGATGACGGCGATCACCCAGGAAGCGCTCTCGGTGTCGGGCGTCTTGCTGGCCAAGACCTACTCACGGCAGACGGCAGAGACCGAACGATACGCGACCGAAAACCAGCGGCAGATCTCGCTGCAGGTGCGGCAGGCGATGAGCGGCCAGGTGTTCTTCGCGCTCGTTCACGTGTTTCTTTCGGCGGTTCCCGCGATCGTGTACCTCGTTTCTGGGTGGCTCATCGTGCGCGCGACTGATCAGGGGCTCGAGTCCGCGATCACCGCTGGAACGATCGTTGCCTTTACGACGATCCAGTCGCGCCTGCTCTTCCCACTCATGGCGCTCATGCGGGTTGCGCTCGACCTGCAGACATCGAGCGCTCTGTTCGCGCGCATTTTCGAGTACCTCGACCTCAAGCCCTCGATTGTAGATCGCGCTGACGCGCTCGAGCCCTCAGACGCTCCGGGCGATGCCGGCCGAATTGCGTTTGAAGACGTCGTCTTCTGGTACCCGGACTCGGACAAGAATGATCCACCAATCATCGACCATGTGTCGTTTGAGGTGCAGCCCGGCGAGTTCGTGGCATTTGTTGGGGCTTCGGGGTCAGGTAAGACAACGATCGGGTCGCTCATACCGAGGCTGTACGACGTCGGCGCTGGAGTGGTGCGGTACGGCGGCGTCGACGTGCGCGACTTGAAGCAGGAAGCGCTAATGGAGCGGATCGGTGTCGTGTCGCAGGAGCCATACCTGTTTCACGCCTCGATTGAAGACAACCTGCGGTACGCGAGGCCCGACGCGACCAGGGGCGAGATCGAGGCGGCGGCGCGCCTTGCAAACATTCACGAAACGATCGAATCGTTCGCTGACGGGTACGACACGATCGTGGGCGAGCGGGGCTACCGGCTCTCCGGCGGCGAGAAGCAGCGCATTGCGATCGCGCGCGTGCTGCTCAAGAACCCGCGCGTGCTCGTGCTTGACGAGGCGACGAGCGCACTCGACACGGTCAACGAGCGCATTGTGCAGCACGCACTCGATGACGCACGCGAGGGGCGCACCACGATCGCGATCGCGCACCGCCTCTCAACGATCGAGCAGGCCGACCGCATTTACGTGGTGCGAGCCGGCCGCATCGTCGAGCAGGGCTCGCATGCCGAGCTGCTTGCGGCAGGCGGCGCATATGCCGAACTGTACGCGCAGCAGACCTGA
- a CDS encoding pyridoxal phosphate-dependent aminotransferase: MRPITQSNRLVGVRYDVRGPILEEAQRLEREGHEILKLNIGNPAPFGFEAPPELAEAMSDALATAQGYSDSRGVLRSREAVAKHYTEIGVTGIGPDDVYLGNGVSELISLVLQALISPGDEILVPAPDYPLWTAQVTLQGAAAVHYPCDEANGWMPDLDVIETLITPHTKGIVLINPNNPTGAVYSPELVRGFAALAERHGLVLMADEIYDRILYGGATHEHAALHVTDTLCLTFGGLSKSHRVAGYRSGWLVTSGDRARASDFLEGLTLLANMRMCANVPAQHAIPVALEVESSIDSLCAPGGRLFEQRIAAHSLLTDIPGVTCELPGGAMYLFPRLDPEMYPIADDQQFVIELLRATRVLVTNGRGFNLPTPDHLRFVTLPEVPVLSEAIERIAGYLDEIRVA; this comes from the coding sequence ATGCGACCGATCACCCAGTCGAACAGGCTCGTTGGCGTGCGCTACGACGTGCGCGGCCCCATTCTTGAGGAGGCGCAGCGGCTCGAACGCGAGGGCCACGAGATTCTCAAGCTGAACATCGGCAACCCCGCGCCGTTTGGGTTTGAGGCACCTCCCGAGCTCGCCGAAGCGATGAGTGACGCGCTCGCAACCGCGCAGGGATACAGCGACTCGCGTGGCGTGCTGCGCTCGCGTGAGGCTGTCGCGAAGCACTACACAGAGATCGGCGTCACGGGAATTGGCCCCGATGACGTGTACCTCGGCAACGGGGTGAGCGAGCTCATCTCACTGGTGCTGCAGGCGCTGATTAGCCCGGGTGACGAGATTCTCGTGCCCGCACCCGACTACCCGCTGTGGACGGCGCAGGTGACGCTGCAGGGGGCCGCGGCGGTGCACTACCCGTGCGACGAGGCGAACGGGTGGATGCCTGATCTCGACGTTATCGAGACGCTCATCACTCCGCACACCAAGGGCATTGTGCTCATCAATCCGAATAACCCGACCGGGGCCGTATATTCGCCCGAACTGGTTCGCGGATTCGCCGCGCTTGCCGAGCGGCATGGGCTCGTGCTCATGGCCGACGAGATCTACGACCGAATTCTTTACGGCGGCGCGACGCACGAGCACGCCGCCCTCCACGTCACAGATACGCTGTGCCTCACATTTGGGGGCCTATCTAAGTCACACCGCGTCGCCGGGTACCGCTCGGGATGGCTCGTGACCTCTGGTGATCGAGCGCGCGCAAGCGACTTTCTCGAGGGGCTCACCTTACTCGCGAACATGCGCATGTGCGCCAATGTGCCTGCGCAGCACGCGATACCCGTAGCCCTCGAGGTTGAGTCGTCGATTGACTCGCTGTGTGCGCCGGGTGGCAGGCTCTTTGAGCAGCGGATCGCGGCCCACTCACTGCTCACCGATATTCCCGGTGTGACGTGCGAGCTGCCAGGGGGCGCAATGTACCTGTTCCCACGGCTCGACCCTGAGATGTATCCCATCGCCGACGACCAGCAATTCGTGATTGAACTCTTGCGGGCGACCCGAGTGCTGGTCACCAACGGGCGCGGATTCAACCTCCCGACCCCTGATCACCTGCGTTTCGTTACGCTGCCCGAGGTGCCGGTGCTGAGCGAAGCGATCGAGAGAATCGCCGGGTACCTCGACGAGATTCGGGTGGCGTAA
- the rpmG gene encoding 50S ribosomal protein L33, with amino-acid sequence MAKDKDVRPIIKLRSTAGTGYTYVTRKNRRNTPDRLVLKKYDPVVRQHVEFREER; translated from the coding sequence ATGGCAAAAGATAAGGACGTACGTCCGATCATCAAGCTCCGTTCGACCGCAGGTACCGGGTACACCTACGTGACCCGCAAGAACCGTCGCAACACCCCCGACCGTCTCGTGCTCAAGAAGTACGACCCGGTGGTCCGTCAGCACGTCGAATTCCGAGAGGAGCGCTAA
- a CDS encoding MFS transporter, whose translation MILVDTTIVSVANPTIMRGLHTDMTATLWATSAYLLAYAVPLLITGRLGDRFGPRRMYLIGLSGFVVSSLVCGLATSIEMLIIARVFQGLGAACMTPQTMTVITRIFAPRERGQAMAVWGITAGVATLVGPIAGGFLIDLAGWEWIFFINIPVGIIGFVLAMRYVPVLETHEHRFDWVGVALSAVGMFLVVFGIQEGENFDWGIIWGPVSVWSLIIVGAVVLVVFVWWQRAQRGEPLMPLAIFHDRNFSVGSAAIATAGFAVTSMSLPLMFFFQLVLGLTPTQSALMLTPMAVLSAALARPVGLLIDRGDPRRLGTFGLLLVGGGILLYVWLMQLDVSVWVLLIPSAVLGVANTLMWGPLSAIATFNLKLELAGAGSGVYNTTRQVGAVLGSAAITALMASRLASYFGEEATVGMDGGAGRLPEPLREGFAQAMAESLVLPAVIIIVGAGVTLFFAPRPKRQDPVVVTPDA comes from the coding sequence ATGATCCTCGTCGACACGACGATTGTCTCGGTCGCGAACCCTACGATTATGCGGGGGCTGCACACTGACATGACGGCAACGCTGTGGGCGACGAGCGCCTACTTGCTCGCCTACGCCGTGCCGCTGCTCATCACGGGTCGCCTCGGCGACAGGTTTGGTCCGCGGCGTATGTACCTCATCGGTCTCTCGGGCTTTGTTGTTTCGTCGCTTGTGTGTGGGCTCGCCACATCGATCGAGATGCTCATCATTGCCCGTGTGTTTCAGGGGCTCGGAGCGGCCTGTATGACGCCACAGACGATGACCGTTATTACGCGCATCTTTGCTCCGCGTGAGCGGGGCCAGGCGATGGCTGTCTGGGGTATTACCGCTGGCGTCGCGACGCTCGTCGGTCCGATTGCTGGTGGGTTTCTTATCGACCTGGCTGGCTGGGAGTGGATCTTCTTCATCAATATCCCGGTCGGCATCATAGGGTTTGTGCTCGCAATGCGGTACGTGCCGGTGCTCGAAACGCATGAGCATCGATTCGACTGGGTTGGTGTGGCACTGAGCGCCGTCGGCATGTTCCTCGTGGTCTTCGGTATTCAAGAGGGCGAGAACTTCGACTGGGGCATCATCTGGGGGCCTGTTTCGGTGTGGTCGCTAATCATCGTCGGCGCGGTCGTGCTCGTAGTGTTCGTGTGGTGGCAGCGCGCGCAGCGGGGCGAACCACTGATGCCGCTCGCAATCTTCCACGACCGCAACTTCTCGGTCGGTAGCGCGGCGATCGCGACTGCCGGATTCGCTGTGACGAGCATGAGCCTGCCGCTCATGTTCTTCTTCCAGCTCGTGCTCGGCCTCACGCCAACGCAATCTGCGCTTATGCTCACCCCCATGGCGGTGCTGTCAGCGGCACTCGCGCGGCCCGTCGGCCTGCTCATTGACCGCGGTGACCCGCGCAGACTCGGCACGTTCGGCCTGCTCCTCGTGGGTGGCGGAATCCTGCTCTACGTGTGGTTGATGCAGCTCGATGTCTCGGTATGGGTGCTGCTCATTCCGAGCGCGGTGCTCGGTGTCGCGAACACACTCATGTGGGGTCCGCTTTCGGCAATCGCAACATTTAACCTCAAGCTCGAACTCGCCGGTGCCGGGTCCGGGGTCTACAACACGACCCGTCAGGTGGGTGCCGTGCTCGGTTCGGCTGCAATCACAGCGCTCATGGCGTCAAGGCTGGCATCGTACTTCGGTGAAGAAGCTACGGTCGGCATGGATGGTGGAGCGGGTCGGCTCCCCGAACCACTTCGCGAGGGGTTCGCGCAGGCCATGGCAGAGTCGCTCGTGCTACCCGCGGTGATCATTATCGTGGGTGCTGGTGTCACGTTATTCTTCGCTCCGCGGCCAAAGCGCCAAGACCCGGTAGTGGTGACGCCAGATGCGTAG
- a CDS encoding cache domain-containing protein: protein MTPDETIEQLAAWFEDRFAQLRSLADTLTSILNLDADGMLVLSSTARREMKSAASDFLQQHLVVDGCGLIFAHSSLGTKSGRLEWWVREDESRFARYSFGVVPGGDRYYNYEQHEWFIRAFEEGRSAAVGPFIDYLGVEVYIMTLTVPAVVEGQRVGAVGNDLQIDDLERALLPMLQQCETDLVVLSRHGNVLVSNTAEFLPGELVSDPRPGYRFVALPDVTDGIRVMVAG, encoded by the coding sequence GTGACACCCGATGAGACCATCGAGCAACTCGCGGCCTGGTTCGAAGACCGCTTCGCGCAACTGCGCTCACTCGCAGACACGCTCACCTCGATACTTAACCTTGATGCCGACGGAATGCTGGTACTCAGCAGCACCGCACGCCGCGAGATGAAGTCGGCCGCCTCGGACTTTTTACAGCAGCACCTGGTCGTGGATGGTTGCGGCCTCATTTTTGCCCACTCAAGTCTCGGCACGAAGTCGGGCAGGCTCGAGTGGTGGGTGCGAGAAGACGAATCGCGGTTTGCCCGCTACTCGTTCGGCGTAGTGCCTGGCGGAGACCGCTATTACAACTATGAACAGCACGAGTGGTTCATTCGCGCGTTCGAAGAAGGGCGCAGTGCCGCAGTCGGGCCGTTTATCGACTACCTCGGCGTCGAGGTCTACATCATGACGCTCACAGTGCCCGCGGTGGTTGAGGGGCAGCGCGTTGGTGCGGTCGGCAACGACCTGCAGATAGACGATCTCGAACGCGCGCTGCTTCCCATGCTGCAGCAGTGCGAAACCGACCTTGTTGTGTTGAGCCGTCATGGCAACGTGCTCGTCAGCAACACCGCAGAGTTTCTGCCCGGCGAACTCGTTTCAGATCCACGCCCCGGGTACCGGTTCGTGGCACTCCCCGACGTCACCGACGGAATACGGGTGATGGTCGCGGGCTGA
- a CDS encoding HU family DNA-binding protein — protein sequence MALNKTELVAKIAAETGQSQAAVSNVLDGLFAAVSETVAAGEKVSIPGWLSFETATTAARTGRNPRTGETINIPAGKRVKVSVGSKLKAAVK from the coding sequence ATGGCACTCAACAAGACCGAGCTCGTTGCAAAGATCGCCGCTGAGACCGGCCAGAGCCAGGCTGCAGTTTCGAACGTTCTCGACGGCCTCTTCGCTGCCGTCTCAGAGACCGTTGCAGCTGGCGAGAAGGTTTCGATTCCGGGCTGGCTCTCATTCGAGACCGCGACCACCGCTGCTCGCACCGGCCGCAACCCTCGCACCGGCGAGACCATCAACATCCCCGCTGGCAAGCGCGTGAAGGTTTCGGTTGGCTCGAAGCTCAAGGCTGCCGTGAAGTAA
- the rpmB gene encoding 50S ribosomal protein L28 — MAAVCQVTGAVPGFGHNISHSHRRTKRRFDPNIQKKSYYVPSLGRKVTLTLSVKGIKVIDARGIESVVADLQKRGVKL, encoded by the coding sequence ATGGCAGCAGTGTGCCAGGTGACCGGAGCCGTTCCCGGCTTTGGACACAACATTTCGCACTCGCACCGTCGCACCAAGCGTCGGTTCGATCCGAACATCCAGAAGAAGTCTTACTACGTGCCGTCGCTCGGCCGCAAGGTGACCCTCACCCTCTCGGTGAAGGGCATCAAGGTTATCGACGCTCGTGGTATCGAATCAGTAGTTGCTGATCTGCAGAAGCGCGGGGTGAAGCTCTAA
- a CDS encoding 23S rRNA (pseudouridine(1915)-N(3))-methyltransferase RlmH — protein sequence MSVRVLAIGKKHEAWVTNGIDRYERRLRKPFDVSWQLLPHSAREGDAARTEESDRLLDRVDRDAFLVLLDERGVNLDSPGLSGRLQGAFDIGRQVVLIIGGAYGVDDRVRARADLVWSLSKLVFPHQLVRLIVAEQLYRAQEIAAGRPYHHV from the coding sequence GTGTCTGTGCGGGTGCTCGCAATCGGCAAGAAGCACGAGGCCTGGGTGACCAACGGCATTGACCGGTATGAGCGCCGACTGCGCAAGCCATTCGATGTGTCGTGGCAGCTGCTGCCGCACTCGGCGCGAGAGGGCGATGCCGCGCGCACCGAAGAGTCAGATCGTCTGCTCGATCGTGTGGATCGCGACGCCTTTCTTGTGCTGCTCGATGAGCGCGGGGTGAATCTTGATTCGCCCGGGCTTTCTGGTCGGCTTCAGGGAGCGTTCGATATCGGGCGTCAGGTCGTGCTCATCATCGGGGGCGCCTATGGCGTCGACGATCGTGTGCGGGCGCGCGCAGACCTTGTGTGGAGTCTTTCGAAGCTGGTGTTTCCGCACCAGTTGGTGCGTCTCATTGTGGCTGAACAACTGTAT
- a CDS encoding FadR/GntR family transcriptional regulator: protein MRTPMLKNGTGHGSLEDAPGQQVGSIVERIASAISVGMLAVGERLPAEIELASQFGVAVATLRKALASLRAKGIVETRRGRNGGTFVVKAPFPTDESLTAALAHSSTASLRDLADEHTAISSAAAQLAAERTSPSQRTRLAELAFRARETHGSQERSLADSRFHIEVAVLSHSQRLLTAEQRLQTETAPLLWCEAFSKVSVQDAFNDHLAMVMAIEQGNADVARQLAGAHVMSNFRRIIEAKYSLPDPLSIGGDS, encoded by the coding sequence ATGCGCACGCCCATGCTCAAGAACGGCACCGGCCACGGTTCGCTCGAAGACGCACCTGGCCAGCAGGTTGGCAGTATCGTCGAGCGCATCGCGTCAGCGATTTCGGTCGGCATGCTCGCAGTTGGCGAGAGGCTCCCCGCAGAGATTGAACTCGCGAGCCAGTTCGGCGTTGCGGTCGCGACACTTCGTAAGGCCCTCGCGAGCCTCCGTGCGAAGGGCATCGTCGAAACGAGACGGGGTCGCAACGGCGGCACGTTCGTCGTTAAGGCACCGTTTCCCACAGACGAGTCGCTCACAGCAGCACTCGCTCACAGCAGCACAGCGTCGCTGCGCGACCTCGCAGACGAGCACACCGCTATCTCCTCGGCCGCGGCGCAACTCGCAGCTGAGCGCACCTCGCCCTCCCAGCGCACCCGACTTGCCGAGCTCGCATTCAGGGCTCGCGAAACCCACGGCTCCCAAGAGCGCTCACTGGCAGACAGCAGATTCCACATCGAAGTTGCAGTGCTCAGTCACTCACAGAGGCTACTCACCGCAGAGCAACGGCTGCAGACCGAAACGGCGCCGCTTTTATGGTGTGAGGCATTCTCCAAAGTCTCGGTACAAGACGCGTTTAACGACCATCTCGCTATGGTCATGGCGATCGAACAGGGCAATGCCGACGTGGCCAGGCAACTCGCTGGGGCCCATGTCATGAGCAACTTCCGTCGCATCATCGAGGCCAAATACTCACTGCCCGATCCACTGAGCATTGGGGGCGACTCGTGA
- the rpsN gene encoding 30S ribosomal protein S14 yields the protein MAKKSMIAKNKQRQEIVARYAEKRLELKKALVDPNGTDESREAARVGLQKLPRNASPVRVRNRDVIDGRPRGVLSKFGVSRVRFRDMAHRGELPGITKSSW from the coding sequence ATGGCAAAGAAAAGCATGATTGCGAAGAACAAGCAGCGTCAAGAAATCGTCGCTCGTTACGCTGAAAAGCGCCTCGAGCTGAAGAAGGCACTGGTCGATCCCAATGGCACCGATGAGAGCCGTGAGGCTGCTCGCGTAGGCCTGCAGAAGCTCCCACGCAACGCTTCGCCCGTTCGCGTGCGCAACCGCGACGTCATCGACGGCCGCCCCCGTGGTGTGCTCTCGAAGTTTGGTGTTTCGCGTGTTCGCTTCCGCGACATGGCTCACCGCGGTGAGCTGCCAGGCATCACAAAGTCGAGCTGGTAA